The DNA region GCGATCAAGTCCACCAGCTGCCCTTTGCCCGCAGCCCCGACGTCGAGCAATGCTGGCTCTTTGACTAGCAAGGATCTGCCGTTCCACTCAATCGCGGTTTCCCAAGGCGGTGCAGGTTGAAAACCTGGGCCAGCGCGTAATGAATAGCGAGCGTCGTAGCCTAGATGCTCCAAAGATCTGCCTACCAGCGGCGTCATTGCGCCGTCTGTCAGCCGGTAAAGGCTTCGATACAGTGGCTCAAGGTCTTCGGCAGCGACCGGGAGCGTGTAAAGTCCCGGCGAGCTCGACTGCCGGACCGCAGAATCCGCACGGAATCGTGAGAACCCCAGATCGTATTCTTCGACTATCTCAGCAATCGCATGTTGAGTGCTCGCCGGAAGTGTCACAGCAGTATCAATTTGCCATTGCGTGCCAATGGCTTCGAATTTGTAGACGGCTGGCGGATTGCTCACTACTTTTGTGCAGCTTCCTTTTTGATCTGCGCAATCGCATCGTTGAAGCCGCCACTGGTCAGAGAAGAGCCCGAAACCTTTGAAACATTCAGGCTGTCGATGCTTTTGCCGACTACTTGCGCGTCGACGCCGGAAATAAATTCACCTTGAAACCGTTTGGTATTCGGATTGGACGGATAAGAAGTGAGTTTCAGGTTCGTCACGGTACCGGCGGTGAGGGTCAGTTCAACACCGAGCTTCTCCTGGCCATTCGGCGAAATGTAGCTGCCATCAGCTTGGTAAGCTCCGTCTTTATAGGGGCTCTTTGCGCCACTACTTGGTGACGAGCTCTGATCGGAACTAGTCGCAGAGCTGGCGGCCGGTGCATTGGTACTTGGTGACTTAGCTGCCGATTGGTTTGCCGCAGGAACGCAAGCAGCCATGCCCGAGGCCAGGGTGAGCCCCTCGGTTGAGGCGAAAAGTGTCTTTCGGGTGGTCGACTTCATCGGTAGTCTCCGCATCAGTGTCGAATCTGGGTGATGAACTTTTCACACCCTATGCAATTCAGACGAGCGCGATGGCGAATTGGTTCAGCTATCGCTGCCAATTGTGCCTTGATATTTGCTGTGAGGAATCAGACACTCGCTCCCCGAGCGGTTTGGTCTACCTACGCGGTAGAGTCACACGAGTGGTGAAATCAGCAACTTTCAGAGGTCGGATCCTTGTCATAGTCGGGATCCTCTTGGCTGCCGTCACCTTGCGTTCGGCAGTGACCGTGGTTCCACCGGTGGTCCCGGAAATCAGTCGTGATCTGCCTTTTGATTCGCTGACTATCGGTTTGTTGGGCATGTTGCCCACCTTGGCATTCGTGATCTTTGGCTTCTTAACACCTTTTGTTCTGCGTTGGACAAGCCTAGAAAAGCTAACCATTCTGGCCATGTTGGTTGCCGTGGTTAGGGCAAGTTGTGCGAATTTTTGTGCCGAACACGCCCTTGTTTTTGATATTTACCGTAGTTGCGTTGGCCGGTACGGGTGCTGGAAACGTTGTGCTGCCACCCCTGGTCAAGCACTATTTTCCGGACCGAGTAGGGCTGATAACCGCGCTCTAGGTCACCGTACTCAGACTGGGAACCGCGCTTCCGGCCCAGTTTGCCGTGCCGGTTGCTGACAGTGCCGGTTGGCAAGTTTCTTTGGTGATTTGGGCTGGTGCAAACTTCATCGCAGCTGTGCCCTGGATCTTGGTTTTGCTGAGAGGCCGGGCCGCTGACGCGCGGGTTGATCTTGAAGTCGCGAGTACGATGGCTCCGGACGGATCGCTGAGTAAAACAGAATCGGTAGAGGATTCCTCGGCTACCGCGGCGGTATCAGATCAAAAGATCAATGTTTGGCGCTCTTTTCAATTTTGGGGCTGCCAATGAGTTTGTTGATTCCGTT from Renibacterium salmoninarum ATCC 33209 includes:
- a CDS encoding FAD:protein FMN transferase; translation: MSNPPAVYKFEAIGTQWQIDTAVTLPASTQHAIAEIVEEYDLGFSRFRADSAVRQSSSPGLYTLPVAAEDLEPLYRSLYRLTDGAMTPLVGRSLEHLGYDARYSLRAGPGFQPAPPWETAIEWNGRSLLVKEPALLDVGAAGKGQLVDLIAQRLDFDGLSGFFIDASGDLLSRRLPAQRIALEHPYDASQAVGVLELADAALCASASNRRTWGDGLHHVLNGATGKPVQTVVATWAVASSTMLADALATALFFADFSTLSAEFSFSAVRIFPDGRAEISPNFEGEMFR
- a CDS encoding FMN-binding protein, whose amino-acid sequence is MKSTTRKTLFASTEGLTLASGMAACVPAANQSAAKSPSTNAPAASSATSSDQSSSPSSGAKSPYKDGAYQADGSYISPNGQEKLGVELTLTAGTVTNLKLTSYPSNPNTKRFQGEFISGVDAQVVGKSIDSLNVSKVSGSSLTSGGFNDAIAQIKKEAAQK